A single Sporosarcina sp. FSL W8-0480 DNA region contains:
- a CDS encoding phenylalanine--tRNA ligase beta subunit-related protein → MKIELNNELLKIVPGLKLGINHYTKITVSESPQMLKGRLQLFQEQLFFELEKKPLIDFPNIKAWREIWKAFGSDPNRYRPSAEALFRRIKKQNYLHPYHSAVDLNTFFSLQYEIPAGIYDLNKITGNVHLLRGGEEDGYDGLNGRFNSLANILLLKDDYSPFGSPFVDSVRTAVTEETTSALHVLFLNPSMPDDEALKLVTACGNMFTSISGGDSTSFILSAEQPSIELD, encoded by the coding sequence ATGAAGATTGAATTAAACAATGAACTTTTAAAAATTGTTCCCGGGTTGAAATTGGGCATTAACCATTATACCAAAATTACAGTGTCAGAATCCCCTCAAATGCTAAAAGGGAGATTACAATTATTTCAAGAACAGCTTTTCTTTGAATTAGAGAAAAAGCCCCTCATAGATTTCCCTAATATAAAAGCGTGGAGGGAAATATGGAAAGCTTTCGGCTCAGACCCTAATCGTTATCGACCGTCAGCAGAGGCTCTATTTAGAAGGATTAAAAAACAAAACTACTTACATCCATACCATAGCGCTGTAGATTTAAATACATTCTTTTCTCTGCAATATGAGATTCCGGCTGGCATCTATGATTTAAATAAAATCACTGGAAATGTCCATTTGCTAAGAGGTGGTGAAGAGGACGGATATGACGGCTTAAATGGACGTTTCAACTCGCTTGCAAACATTCTCTTGCTTAAAGATGACTACAGCCCCTTCGGCAGTCCTTTCGTAGACTCTGTTCGAACAGCAGTTACAGAAGAGACGACATCAGCCTTGCATGTTCTTTTTCTTAATCCTTCCATGCCTGACGACGAGGCTTTGAAACTTGTTACAGCATGTGGAAATATGTTTACAAGCATTAGTGGTGGAGACTCAACTTCATTTATTTTATCGGCTGAACAACCGTCCATCGAATTGGATTAA
- the queG gene encoding tRNA epoxyqueuosine(34) reductase QueG, with translation MNVAQLQNSLKEYAASIGIDKIGFTTAAPFLELKNRLRRQQELGYQSGFEESDIEKRTEPTLLLDRAESILSIAIAYPSKMQNSPKGKKGERRGIFCRASWGTDYHHVLREKLQLLEQFIAERVPDAKMRSMVDTGELSDRAVAQRAGIGWSAKNCAVITPEFGSYVYLGEMITNIPFEPDVPMEDQCGDCTLCLDACPTGALIQGGQLNAQRCIAFLTQTKKPIPEEFRTKIGNRVYGCDTCQTICPKNKGMYNLHQSAFQPEPELVKPLLVPMLSLSNREFKETYGHMSGSWRGKNPIQRNAIIALAHFKDESAVPTLSELIVKDPRPLIRGTAAWALGEIGSSEGLSAIENALVSEQDPEVRMEMEKVLETI, from the coding sequence GTGAATGTCGCCCAATTGCAGAACTCGTTAAAAGAATATGCGGCTTCTATCGGTATCGATAAAATTGGATTTACAACCGCAGCGCCTTTTCTCGAATTGAAAAATCGTTTAAGGCGACAACAAGAATTAGGATATCAGTCCGGTTTTGAAGAAAGTGATATTGAAAAACGTACTGAACCTACACTGTTGCTCGATCGTGCAGAAAGCATTTTGTCGATAGCTATTGCCTACCCCTCAAAAATGCAGAACTCACCTAAAGGCAAAAAGGGGGAACGACGCGGAATCTTTTGCAGGGCCTCTTGGGGAACGGATTACCATCATGTTCTCCGTGAGAAGCTTCAGCTATTGGAACAATTTATAGCTGAACGGGTGCCAGATGCAAAAATGCGATCCATGGTCGATACAGGGGAACTTTCAGATCGTGCTGTTGCACAGCGTGCTGGTATTGGTTGGTCTGCGAAAAACTGTGCGGTCATAACTCCGGAATTTGGATCGTATGTCTACTTAGGTGAAATGATCACGAATATACCGTTTGAACCGGATGTCCCTATGGAAGATCAATGTGGTGATTGTACCCTTTGTTTAGATGCGTGCCCGACAGGCGCTTTGATCCAAGGTGGACAGTTAAATGCTCAACGGTGCATAGCGTTTTTAACACAGACCAAAAAGCCGATACCTGAGGAATTCAGGACTAAAATTGGTAATCGGGTATACGGTTGTGATACGTGTCAGACCATCTGTCCTAAAAATAAAGGAATGTATAATTTACACCAATCCGCGTTTCAACCTGAACCGGAATTGGTGAAGCCTCTATTGGTTCCTATGTTAAGTTTGTCCAACAGGGAATTTAAGGAGACTTACGGGCATATGTCAGGCTCATGGAGGGGGAAGAACCCGATACAGCGTAATGCAATCATTGCACTTGCCCATTTCAAAGATGAGTCAGCCGTACCGACATTGTCCGAACTGATCGTGAAGGATCCGCGGCCGCTAATTCGGGGCACAGCTGCCTGGGCGCTTGGAGAGATTGGTTCAAGCGAAGGGTTGTCTGCCATCGAAAATGCGTTAGTGTCCGAGCAAGATCCGGAAGTCCGAATGGAAATGGAAAAAGTATTGGAAACTATATAA
- the trmL gene encoding tRNA (uridine(34)/cytosine(34)/5-carboxymethylaminomethyluridine(34)-2'-O)-methyltransferase TrmL, translated as MAIHVALFEPLIPANTGNIARTCAGTGTKLHLIKPLGFSTDDKMLKRAGLDYWQYVDITYHEGIQEFFDAFPDATFYFITKFGEKTYSNFDFSDQTKDVFFVFGKETTGLPDEVIMNNKETCLRIPMNGNIRSLNLSNTASILIYEALRQQSFLDLK; from the coding sequence ATGGCGATACATGTCGCGTTATTCGAACCATTAATACCCGCGAATACTGGAAACATTGCACGTACTTGTGCCGGGACAGGAACGAAGCTTCATCTAATAAAGCCGCTTGGATTTTCGACGGATGATAAAATGTTGAAACGTGCAGGATTGGATTATTGGCAATATGTAGACATCACTTATCATGAAGGAATACAGGAGTTCTTTGATGCATTTCCTGATGCGACATTCTATTTCATCACGAAGTTCGGTGAAAAGACGTATTCAAACTTCGATTTTTCGGATCAAACTAAAGATGTATTTTTTGTTTTTGGTAAAGAGACGACTGGCTTGCCGGATGAAGTGATTATGAACAATAAAGAAACTTGCTTACGTATACCGATGAATGGAAATATCCGATCCTTGAATTTATCCAATACGGCTTCCATTCTTATATACGAAGCATTAAGGCAACAATCATTTCTGGATCTAAAATAA
- a CDS encoding aldo/keto reductase, giving the protein MKIFDDKITLVNGVQMPQLGLGVYKMTNPEETLEAISYALQIGYRAVDTAAIYNNEKETGEAVRQSGIPREELFITSKVWNDDQGYDETLRAFEASLERLGMDYLDLYLTHWPVAGKYVDTYRAIERLYDEKLVRSTGVSNHHIHHLENIFNVANVKPMVNQIELHPLLTQETLRNFCHDHEIAVTSWSPLARGGLMDNPLLNEIGLKYGKSPAQVIIKWHLQHGLIVIPKSVTPDRIKSNIEVKDFELAPEDMMKIDSLNKDERTGTNPEKFDEA; this is encoded by the coding sequence ATGAAAATATTTGATGACAAAATCACACTTGTGAATGGCGTTCAAATGCCACAGCTTGGATTAGGCGTCTACAAGATGACGAATCCTGAGGAAACGTTGGAGGCAATTTCTTATGCATTACAAATCGGCTATAGAGCCGTTGACACAGCTGCGATTTACAACAACGAGAAGGAAACTGGAGAAGCCGTCCGACAATCGGGTATTCCACGTGAGGAATTATTCATCACATCTAAAGTTTGGAATGATGATCAAGGCTATGATGAAACGTTAAGAGCTTTCGAGGCATCCCTTGAGCGACTCGGAATGGATTATTTGGATTTGTATTTAACGCATTGGCCAGTGGCAGGTAAATATGTTGATACATATAGAGCCATCGAGAGGCTTTATGATGAAAAGCTTGTTCGTTCGACAGGTGTTTCCAATCACCATATTCATCATTTGGAGAACATCTTCAATGTAGCAAACGTGAAGCCGATGGTGAATCAAATCGAATTGCATCCGCTACTCACACAAGAGACTTTACGGAATTTCTGTCATGATCATGAAATTGCTGTCACCTCATGGTCGCCATTGGCAAGGGGCGGGCTTATGGACAATCCATTATTGAACGAAATAGGATTAAAATACGGAAAATCCCCGGCACAGGTAATTATAAAATGGCATCTCCAACACGGATTAATTGTCATTCCTAAATCTGTGACACCGGATCGTATAAAATCCAATATCGAAGTTAAAGATTTCGAATTAGCACCGGAAGATATGATGAAGATTGATTCACTAAACAAGGATGAACGAACAGGAACAAACCCAGAAAAATTTGATGAAGCATAA
- a CDS encoding RluA family pseudouridine synthase, with the protein MNSDMTSFRYETTKYGVTIEGLLRNDWQAGKKTVHQMRMDKAVTDSAGVPLDWRTPLAEGTELLFHFKDAQSSYKPDENKSVTILFEDEHLIAAKKPAGMATHPDENDKGHTFINAVMAHVVNNGGAYAEHVHRLDKGTEGIILVAKHPIAKALFDRMIEERSITRIYHAEVDGRLKRIRGTLQYPIGRDRHHPTRRRVTPGGQDAVTRFKIIERFDDSTLVEASLETGRTHQIRVHFSHIGHPVKGDILYGGSETEDGTYRLTAKKVQFIHPFTLKQTNIEIH; encoded by the coding sequence ATGAATAGCGACATGACTTCTTTTCGTTATGAGACGACAAAATACGGAGTAACAATTGAAGGACTTCTACGTAATGATTGGCAAGCTGGTAAAAAAACCGTCCATCAAATGAGAATGGACAAGGCAGTTACAGATAGCGCAGGAGTTCCTTTGGACTGGCGGACCCCCCTCGCAGAAGGGACGGAGCTGCTCTTTCATTTCAAAGATGCACAGTCTTCCTACAAACCTGATGAGAACAAGAGCGTTACAATACTTTTCGAGGATGAACATCTCATCGCCGCCAAAAAGCCGGCAGGAATGGCAACGCATCCTGATGAGAACGATAAAGGCCATACTTTCATAAATGCGGTCATGGCCCATGTCGTTAATAATGGTGGTGCATACGCTGAGCATGTTCATCGCCTTGATAAAGGCACGGAAGGGATCATACTTGTTGCGAAACACCCGATTGCGAAAGCACTTTTCGACCGGATGATCGAGGAACGTTCAATTACCCGGATCTACCATGCAGAAGTGGATGGCAGGCTGAAACGGATTAGAGGAACGCTTCAATATCCTATTGGACGCGATCGTCACCATCCAACAAGACGACGCGTTACTCCGGGTGGACAAGATGCCGTCACGCGCTTTAAGATTATTGAACGGTTCGATGACTCAACACTTGTTGAAGCAAGCCTCGAAACTGGAAGGACACATCAGATCCGCGTGCACTTTTCCCATATTGGACATCCCGTCAAAGGGGACATATTATACGGGGGCAGTGAAACTGAGGACGGTACGTATCGTTTGACAGCAAAGAAAGTACAATTCATACATCCATTTACACTAAAACAAACTAATATTGAAATCCATTAA
- a CDS encoding thioredoxin family protein yields the protein MKKLFIIGGVIIAIFALIVVLSNQSDKEKLKDNPYGKDKLEKSTIALIGNENYSNIVLPDELYEKVVSGESVTAYFFHPECQYCMAMTPLLMPVAKEEGIEVNQFNMLEFGDQSGPYGIQSWPALVHYKDGKEVKRIVGLPEGNDEQIKETIRTFFREYDEK from the coding sequence TTGAAAAAGTTATTTATCATTGGTGGGGTCATTATCGCCATCTTCGCATTGATCGTTGTGTTATCCAATCAATCCGATAAGGAAAAGTTGAAAGATAACCCTTACGGAAAAGACAAACTTGAGAAGTCTACCATCGCTCTAATAGGTAATGAAAATTACAGCAACATCGTCCTTCCTGATGAATTATATGAAAAGGTCGTATCAGGTGAATCTGTTACTGCGTATTTCTTCCACCCTGAGTGCCAATATTGCATGGCGATGACTCCTCTCCTTATGCCGGTTGCAAAAGAAGAAGGTATCGAAGTAAATCAATTCAATATGTTGGAATTCGGTGATCAATCCGGCCCGTACGGAATTCAATCTTGGCCAGCCCTTGTCCATTATAAGGACGGCAAAGAAGTGAAACGCATTGTTGGTTTGCCTGAAGGTAATGATGAGCAAATCAAAGAAACAATTCGCACATTCTTTAGAGAGTATGATGAAAAGTGA
- a CDS encoding disulfide oxidoreductase: MQKRLENGLIFIFTTSLIAMLGSLYYSEVRGFEPCTFCWYQRILMYPIVLISGIALYQKNARIALTTAIFSIVGGSISIYHYSLQKLTFLHDSAPVCGNVPCTGQYVNYLGFITIPFMALTAFVLILITSLFLMKAQKESH, encoded by the coding sequence ATGCAGAAAAGGTTGGAGAATGGCCTAATTTTTATCTTCACTACTTCCCTTATCGCGATGCTTGGTTCCTTGTATTATTCGGAGGTCCGAGGGTTTGAACCTTGCACATTTTGTTGGTATCAGCGAATCCTTATGTATCCGATTGTCCTAATTTCAGGTATCGCTTTGTATCAAAAAAATGCCAGAATCGCTTTGACAACTGCAATATTTTCAATTGTGGGCGGATCGATTTCAATTTATCATTACAGCCTGCAAAAGTTAACGTTCTTGCATGACAGCGCTCCTGTATGTGGAAATGTCCCTTGTACAGGGCAGTATGTAAATTATCTCGGATTCATCACGATTCCGTTCATGGCATTGACGGCATTCGTTTTAATCCTCATTACAAGCCTTTTCTTAATGAAAGCGCAGAAGGAGTCTCATTGA
- a CDS encoding GNAT family N-acetyltransferase yields the protein MSEEIDLSSFEMSMIIREMEEDDIEKILQMQKVCFPGMDPWEVGHLKSHLSIFPEGQFVAELDGEIIGSCSSLIINFDEYDDRHTWDDISDNGYITNHNPEGYNLYGIEVMVHPEYRRMKVGQRLYEARKELVQRLNLKSIIIGGRIPNYHRYASEMSAREYVDAVTRHKIYDPVLTFQLLNDFTLMRINPNYLPDDKASKRYATLMEWNNVDYKATTKRHFKTSYPVRICVVQYLMRKISCFEEMAHQCEYFVDVASDANSDFVVFPEIFTTQLMSFLDEPSPSRAVRKMTEYTPQYIELFTNLAVRYNVNIIGGSHFVEEEDEEVYNIAYLFRRDGSIEKQYKLHITPNERKWWGISQGDSVRVFDTDCGKIAIQICYDIEFPELARIATDKGANIIFIPFCTEDRQGYLRVRYCAQARAIENQIYTVISGTVGNLPQTENMDIQYAQSAIFSPSDFEFARDGIVGETNANLEMVLIGDVDLEILRRQRQDGTVKQLKDRRHDIYSVEYKKD from the coding sequence ATGAGCGAAGAAATTGATTTATCGTCATTTGAAATGAGCATGATTATCCGCGAGATGGAAGAGGATGATATTGAAAAGATTTTGCAAATGCAGAAGGTCTGTTTCCCGGGTATGGATCCATGGGAAGTGGGACATTTGAAAAGTCATCTATCCATTTTTCCAGAGGGGCAGTTCGTTGCCGAGTTGGATGGAGAAATAATAGGTTCCTGTTCAAGCCTGATCATTAATTTTGATGAGTATGATGACAGGCATACATGGGATGATATTTCCGACAACGGTTATATTACGAATCATAATCCGGAAGGGTATAACTTATATGGAATTGAAGTGATGGTCCATCCAGAATATCGGAGGATGAAGGTTGGTCAAAGACTATATGAAGCACGTAAAGAGTTAGTGCAAAGACTGAACTTGAAATCAATTATTATTGGTGGCAGGATTCCGAACTATCATCGATATGCTTCAGAAATGTCTGCAAGAGAATATGTAGACGCGGTAACAAGGCATAAAATCTACGATCCGGTTCTGACATTTCAATTATTGAATGATTTTACATTGATGAGGATCAATCCGAATTACTTACCTGATGATAAAGCTTCAAAGCGATATGCCACCTTGATGGAGTGGAATAATGTCGACTATAAAGCGACGACTAAACGCCATTTTAAGACAAGCTATCCTGTCCGGATATGCGTTGTACAATACTTGATGCGAAAGATTTCATGCTTCGAAGAGATGGCGCATCAATGTGAGTATTTTGTGGATGTAGCTTCCGATGCAAACTCTGACTTCGTCGTATTCCCTGAAATATTCACAACGCAGCTTATGTCTTTCTTAGACGAGCCATCACCAAGCCGTGCTGTCCGGAAGATGACGGAATACACACCACAATACATCGAACTGTTTACGAATCTTGCTGTCCGATATAATGTGAACATTATCGGGGGGTCCCATTTCGTTGAAGAAGAGGATGAAGAAGTTTATAACATAGCGTATCTTTTCAGACGCGATGGATCGATCGAAAAGCAATACAAGCTTCATATTACGCCTAATGAGCGGAAATGGTGGGGCATCAGTCAAGGAGATTCTGTTCGTGTTTTTGACACGGATTGTGGGAAGATTGCCATTCAAATATGCTATGACATTGAATTCCCGGAGCTTGCTCGTATCGCGACGGATAAAGGGGCAAACATTATCTTCATCCCGTTTTGTACAGAGGACCGTCAAGGCTATTTAAGAGTACGGTATTGTGCGCAGGCAAGGGCGATTGAAAATCAGATTTACACCGTCATTTCAGGAACAGTAGGTAACTTGCCACAAACGGAAAACATGGATATCCAATACGCACAATCCGCCATTTTCTCCCCATCCGATTTCGAATTCGCACGCGACGGAATAGTCGGAGAAACGAATGCGAACCTCGAGATGGTACTCATTGGTGACGTGGACCTTGAGATTTTACGAAGACAGCGGCAAGACGGAACAGTAAAACAACTAAAAGACCGCCGCCATGATATCTATAGTGTGGAGTATAAGAAGGATTAA